The proteins below come from a single Enterobacteriaceae endosymbiont of Donacia fulgens genomic window:
- a CDS encoding UDP-N-acetylmuramoyl-tripeptide--D-alanyl-D-alanine ligase produces MNKLISLKKLSKIVNGVLIGNNIKILNFSINSKKIKKNCIFIAINGRKFDGHSFIKEAIQNGALAILVNKFFNVNISQIIVFDTILALGKLGLWKRTQFNNSVIGITGSSGKTSVKEMTISILKKKYKIIFTKKNMNNHIGVPLTLLNIKNKYQCAVIEIGGNQINDIAYTSSLVKPNIALINNISESHLQGFKSLNNIIQCKSNIFNYLTNKGTAIFNYDDNNQKKILKNLINKCNILTFSLYNKKTNFFTKNIKILSNKITFTLISPIGEILIKLFLIGGGIHNISNALASAALSFSVGCSLNEIAYGLKYFRPIQGRMYPIIIDNNKLIINDTYNANPHSVNIAINILKNFTGTKILVIGDMLELGIYTLFYHKKIKNLIVQTNIDYIFSFGKYSKYLTEGNINAKHFLSKKKLVNQLFLIIKKLKNYTILFKGSRNNKMEILINILLEKLKCY; encoded by the coding sequence ATGAATAAGTTAATTAGTTTAAAAAAACTATCAAAAATAGTTAATGGGGTATTAATTGGAAATAATATTAAAATATTAAATTTTTCTATAAATAGTAAAAAAATTAAAAAAAATTGTATCTTTATTGCTATTAATGGAAGAAAATTTGATGGGCATTCTTTTATTAAAGAGGCAATCCAAAATGGAGCATTAGCTATTTTAGTAAATAAATTTTTTAATGTTAATATTTCTCAAATAATTGTATTTGATACCATTTTAGCATTAGGAAAATTAGGTTTATGGAAAAGAACACAATTTAATAATTCTGTAATAGGAATAACAGGTTCATCAGGTAAAACTTCAGTAAAAGAAATGACAATATCTATATTAAAAAAAAAATATAAAATTATATTTACTAAAAAAAATATGAATAACCATATTGGTGTTCCTTTAACATTATTAAATATTAAAAATAAATATCAATGTGCAGTAATTGAAATAGGAGGAAATCAAATAAATGATATTGCTTATACTTCTAGTTTAGTAAAACCTAATATTGCACTAATTAATAATATATCAGAATCACATTTACAAGGATTTAAATCCTTAAATAATATTATTCAATGTAAAAGTAATATTTTTAATTATTTAACAAATAAAGGAACTGCTATTTTTAATTATGATGATAATAATCAAAAAAAAATTTTAAAAAACTTAATTAATAAATGTAATATTTTAACTTTTTCTTTATATAATAAAAAAACTAATTTTTTTACAAAAAATATAAAAATTTTATCTAATAAAATTACATTTACTTTAATATCTCCTATTGGAGAGATATTAATTAAATTATTTTTAATAGGAGGGGGAATACATAATATTAGTAATGCATTAGCATCTGCTGCATTATCTTTTTCTGTAGGATGTTCATTAAATGAAATTGCTTATGGTCTAAAATATTTTAGACCTATTCAAGGAAGAATGTATCCAATTATTATTGATAATAATAAATTAATTATAAATGATACATATAATGCAAATCCTCATTCGGTAAATATAGCAATTAATATTCTTAAAAATTTTACAGGTACTAAAATTTTAGTTATTGGTGATATGTTAGAACTAGGAATATATACATTATTTTATCATAAAAAAATTAAAAATTTAATTGTACAAACTAATATAGATTATATTTTTAGTTTTGGAAAATATAGTAAATATCTTACCGAAGGTAATATAAATGCAAAACATTTTTTAAGTAAAAAAAAATTAGTAAATCAATTATTTTTAATAATAAAAAAACTAAAAAATTATACAATTTTATTTAAGGGATCACGTAATAATAAAATGGAAATATTAATTAATATTTTATTGGAGAAATTAAAATGTTATTAA
- the secA gene encoding preprotein translocase subunit SecA, translating to MLKKIFTKIFGSNNDHILRNIQKTVNIINKMEIEFEKLTNFELQNKTLYFKEKLKNNFSLENILPEAFATVREASKRIFGMRHFDVQLIGGIVLNNNCVAEMKTGEGKTLTSTLPAYLNALNDKGVHIVTVNDYLAQRDAINNKKLFEFLGLTVGINISSMSLKEKRNAYKADITYGTNNEYGFDFLRDNMVFNYSDKVQRNLQYAIIDEVDSILIDESRTPLIISGAAENSSKLYIKINNIIPKLIYQSQEDSNSFQGKGHFFIDEKSRQAYLTEKGLIFLEKLLIEEKIINQGESLYSSDNIIIIHHIISALRAHKLFKKNVDYILKNNKIIIVDEHTGRLMEGRRWSEGLHQAIEAKENVKINNENQTLASITFQNYFRLYKKLSGMTGTAITESFEFKEIYKLDTIVIPTNKPMIRKDLPDLIYLTKKEKIKAIINDIKEKNLKGQPILVGTVSIKKSELISQKLKKIGIKHNVLNAKFHAREAEIISKAGMKYAVTIATNMAGRGTDIVLGGTFILKKKYSLDELKKLKLQWQIKHEEIIKLGGLYVIGTERHESRRIDNQLRGRSGRQGDPGISRFYLSMEDYLMRIFAPKNMLFLMQKLGMKNNDYIEHPWITKAISKAQKKVENYNFDIRKQLLEYDDVINDQRLSIYSQRDKLIKSLKTEQIIKNFRIDVFTKLINNYIKSNNYIKEKWDLKKIKVYFINVFNLELPIENWINIYIKKNKKEINKDFFLKKIINFSEKEYLKKINNLKIKNIKIFEKNIILKILDNLWTEHLAAIEYLKQGIHLRGYAQQDPKQEYKKESFKMFNIMLNILKKKVIIILSKLEKEIITNYYESSDILSENAKIVNNNIKNNNLMIIKKTSDSLYMNKKDKYLNNMNFLKKKIGRNEKCPCYSGKKYKFCHGLNN from the coding sequence ATGTTAAAAAAAATTTTTACTAAAATTTTTGGTAGTAATAATGATCATATTTTACGAAATATTCAAAAAACCGTAAATATTATTAATAAAATGGAAATAGAATTTGAAAAATTAACTAATTTTGAATTACAAAATAAAACTTTATATTTTAAAGAAAAATTAAAAAATAATTTTTCTTTAGAAAATATTTTACCAGAAGCTTTTGCTACAGTTAGAGAAGCTAGTAAAAGAATATTTGGTATGCGTCATTTTGACGTTCAATTAATAGGAGGTATTGTCTTAAATAATAATTGTGTAGCTGAAATGAAAACAGGAGAAGGTAAAACATTAACTTCTACATTACCAGCATATCTTAATGCTCTTAATGATAAAGGGGTCCATATTGTTACTGTTAATGATTATTTAGCACAACGTGATGCTATAAATAATAAAAAATTATTTGAGTTTTTAGGATTAACTGTCGGTATTAACATATCTTCTATGTCATTAAAAGAAAAAAGAAATGCTTATAAAGCAGATATTACTTATGGAACTAATAATGAATATGGCTTTGATTTTTTAAGAGATAATATGGTATTTAATTATAGTGATAAGGTACAACGTAATTTACAATATGCTATTATAGATGAAGTTGATTCAATACTAATTGATGAATCTCGAACTCCTTTAATTATTTCAGGAGCTGCCGAAAATAGTTCAAAACTATATATAAAAATAAATAATATTATACCTAAATTAATTTATCAATCACAAGAAGATTCTAATTCATTTCAAGGAAAAGGACATTTTTTTATAGATGAAAAATCTCGTCAAGCATATTTAACTGAAAAAGGTTTAATTTTTTTAGAAAAATTACTTATAGAAGAAAAAATAATAAATCAGGGTGAATCTTTATATTCTAGTGATAATATTATTATTATACATCATATTATTTCTGCTTTAAGAGCACATAAACTTTTTAAAAAAAATGTAGATTATATATTAAAAAATAATAAAATTATAATAGTAGATGAACATACTGGAAGATTAATGGAAGGAAGAAGATGGTCAGAGGGATTACATCAAGCAATAGAAGCAAAAGAAAATGTAAAAATTAATAATGAAAATCAAACTCTAGCATCTATTACTTTTCAAAATTATTTTAGATTATATAAAAAATTATCTGGAATGACAGGTACTGCGATTACTGAATCTTTTGAATTTAAAGAAATTTATAAATTAGATACAATAGTTATTCCTACTAATAAACCAATGATTAGAAAAGATTTACCAGATTTAATCTATTTAACTAAAAAAGAAAAAATAAAAGCAATAATTAACGATATTAAAGAAAAAAATTTGAAAGGTCAACCTATATTAGTTGGTACTGTTTCGATAAAAAAATCAGAATTAATTTCTCAGAAATTAAAAAAAATAGGTATAAAACATAATGTTTTAAATGCAAAATTTCATGCTAGAGAAGCAGAAATAATATCAAAAGCAGGCATGAAATATGCAGTAACAATAGCAACTAATATGGCAGGAAGAGGTACTGATATTGTTTTAGGTGGGACTTTTATATTAAAAAAAAAATATAGTTTAGATGAATTAAAAAAATTAAAATTACAATGGCAAATAAAACATGAAGAAATTATAAAATTAGGTGGTTTATATGTTATTGGTACTGAACGTCATGAATCTAGAAGAATTGATAATCAATTAAGAGGTCGTTCTGGAAGACAAGGTGATCCAGGTATTTCAAGATTTTATCTATCAATGGAAGATTATTTAATGCGTATTTTTGCTCCTAAAAATATGTTATTTTTAATGCAAAAACTTGGTATGAAAAATAATGATTATATTGAACATCCTTGGATAACTAAAGCTATTTCTAAAGCACAAAAAAAAGTAGAAAATTATAATTTTGATATACGTAAACAATTACTTGAATATGATGATGTAATAAATGATCAACGTTTATCAATATATTCTCAAAGAGATAAATTAATAAAATCATTAAAAACTGAACAAATAATTAAAAATTTTAGAATTGATGTATTCACAAAATTAATAAATAATTATATTAAATCTAATAATTATATAAAAGAAAAATGGGATTTAAAAAAAATAAAAGTTTATTTTATTAATGTTTTTAATTTAGAATTACCAATTGAAAATTGGATAAATATATATATAAAAAAAAATAAAAAAGAAATCAATAAAGATTTTTTTTTAAAAAAAATTATTAATTTTTCAGAAAAAGAATATTTAAAAAAAATAAATAATTTAAAAATAAAAAATATAAAAATTTTTGAAAAAAATATTATTTTAAAAATTTTAGATAATTTATGGACAGAACATCTTGCTGCAATAGAATACTTAAAACAAGGTATTCATTTAAGAGGTTATGCTCAACAAGATCCTAAACAGGAATATAAAAAGGAATCTTTTAAAATGTTTAATATAATGTTAAATATTTTAAAGAAAAAGGTTATTATTATTTTAAGTAAATTAGAAAAAGAAATAATAACAAATTATTATGAATCGTCAGATATTTTATCAGAAAATGCTAAAATTGTAAATAATAATATAAAAAATAATAATTTAATGATTATAAAAAAAACATCTGATTCTTTATATATGAATAAAAAGGATAAATATTTAAATAATATGAATTTTTTAAAAAAAAAAATAGGTAGAAATGAAAAGTGTCCTTGTTATTCAGGTAAAAAATATAAATTTTGTCATGGTTTAAATAATTAA
- the murG gene encoding undecaprenyldiphospho-muramoylpentapeptide beta-N-acetylglucosaminyltransferase, with amino-acid sequence MKKRKIIIVAGGTGGHINPALNIAYKLIKKGWDVRWLGTLSRMEAKIIPKKNIRIYLIEFYRFKNKNIFSIIITIIKLIISTYKSILIYKKYQPHLILTMGSYISGPSGLAAWLCNIPLIIHEQNSVSGITNKILSKIATIKMQAYPNTLHNAILVGNPISNKIIKLSLYKRSCIKIHKPIHLLITGGSQGATIINKIGIKLAKILKNKISILHQVGKGNLKKIYYEYKKNKINNLIIKEYIENIDKAYKWADIILCRSGAMTVTEIITIGLPAIFIPFQHKDKQQYFNAINLKRIGAAKIYEQHNLNINKIANNILTLNKKKIAYMAKRSYNLIKLNSTELIYQELKKIKIN; translated from the coding sequence ATGAAAAAAAGAAAAATTATTATCGTAGCAGGTGGAACAGGAGGACATATTAACCCAGCTTTAAATATAGCATATAAATTAATAAAAAAAGGTTGGGACGTACGTTGGTTAGGAACATTATCTAGAATGGAAGCTAAAATTATTCCTAAAAAAAATATACGTATTTATTTAATAGAATTTTACAGGTTTAAAAATAAAAATATTTTTTCTATAATTATTACCATAATTAAATTAATTATATCAACTTATAAATCAATTCTAATTTATAAAAAATATCAACCACATTTAATTTTAACAATGGGAAGTTACATTTCAGGTCCTAGTGGTTTAGCTGCATGGTTATGTAATATCCCATTAATAATACATGAACAAAATAGTGTTTCTGGAATAACAAATAAAATTCTATCTAAAATAGCAACAATAAAAATGCAAGCATATCCAAATACATTACATAATGCAATCTTAGTAGGAAATCCTATAAGTAATAAGATAATTAAATTATCTTTATATAAGAGATCTTGTATAAAAATTCATAAACCTATTCATTTATTAATTACAGGAGGAAGTCAAGGAGCAACTATAATAAATAAAATAGGTATAAAATTAGCAAAAATTTTAAAAAATAAAATATCTATTTTACATCAAGTTGGAAAAGGTAATCTTAAAAAAATATATTATGAATATAAAAAAAATAAGATTAATAATCTAATTATAAAAGAGTATATAGAAAATATTGATAAAGCATATAAATGGGCTGATATTATATTATGTAGATCAGGAGCTATGACTGTAACTGAAATTATTACAATAGGATTACCTGCTATTTTTATACCTTTTCAACATAAAGATAAACAACAATATTTTAATGCAATAAACTTAAAAAGAATAGGAGCTGCTAAAATATATGAACAACATAATTTAAATATAAATAAAATTGCTAATAATATATTAACTTTAAATAAAAAAAAAATAGCATATATGGCTAAAAGATCATATAATTTGATAAAATTAAATTCTACAGAATTAATTTATCAAGAATTAAAAAAAATAAAAATTAATTAA
- a CDS encoding D-alanine--D-alanine ligase, producing MSKKIAVLFGGNSPEREISLKSGKAILNALIKSGINAIGIDPINFPLLYLKKYGFKKIFISLHGKGGEDGTIQGILDYLNIPYTGSNLLTSAITMNKYLTKTIWNEYGLPVIYPHYLLNKKDFIKSNYLKIEKKILKLNLPVFIKPNCNGSSLGNAKIDHIDDLFNSLEKSFIYNDDILIEKYIKGEEYTIGILNKKILPPIKIEYPNSFYNYQAKYYLNTTKYFCPSGLSKNKIKELENIVLQAWKVLNCQTWGRIDVILDVNKKFQLLEINTIPGMTTHSLYPLAAKEIGLSFYDLVIKILNLTK from the coding sequence ATGTCAAAAAAAATAGCTGTTTTATTTGGAGGTAATTCTCCAGAAAGAGAAATTTCTTTAAAATCTGGTAAAGCAATTTTAAATGCTTTAATAAAATCAGGAATTAATGCTATTGGGATAGATCCAATAAATTTTCCATTATTATATTTAAAAAAATATGGATTTAAAAAAATTTTTATATCTTTACATGGTAAAGGAGGAGAGGATGGAACTATTCAAGGGATATTAGATTATCTTAATATTCCTTATACTGGAAGTAATTTATTAACTTCAGCAATTACTATGAATAAATATCTTACAAAGACTATCTGGAATGAATATGGATTACCAGTTATTTATCCTCATTATTTATTAAATAAAAAAGATTTTATAAAATCAAATTATTTAAAAATAGAAAAAAAAATTTTAAAATTAAATTTACCTGTTTTTATTAAACCCAATTGTAATGGTTCTAGTTTAGGTAATGCTAAAATTGATCATATAGATGATTTATTTAATTCACTAGAAAAATCATTTATATATAATGATGATATTTTAATCGAAAAATATATAAAAGGAGAAGAATATACAATAGGGATTTTAAATAAAAAAATTTTACCTCCTATAAAAATAGAATATCCTAATTCTTTTTATAATTATCAAGCTAAATATTATTTAAATACAACTAAATATTTTTGTCCTAGTGGATTAAGTAAGAATAAAATAAAAGAATTAGAAAATATTGTTTTACAAGCATGGAAAGTATTAAACTGTCAAACATGGGGAAGAATTGATGTAATTTTAGATGTAAATAAAAAGTTTCAACTATTAGAAATAAATACCATCCCTGGGATGACAACACATAGTCTATATCCATTAGCAGCAAAAGAAATAGGATTATCTTTTTATGATTTAGTTATAAAAATTTTAAATTTAACTAAATAA
- the mraY gene encoding phospho-N-acetylmuramoyl-pentapeptide-transferase codes for MLLILFKYLQYFLKNVDLFFLNFKIRLIIAFLTSFIITFFLSPFFINYFNKKKISQIIRKNGPVTHYSKNNTPTMGGIILLLAILIAVISCSDLSNKYIFYSLIIMILYSIIGFIDDFYKIILNNSKGLSPSKKFFFQSICTIITISFIYINNTEKLYIQFIIPFTNKIIKYNLNFTLYLIISYLIIIGISNSVNLTDGLDGLVIMPVIFISLGLSILCYFSGDIYFSEYFNFIYIKNAKELIIICLAIIGSGLGFLWYNTYPAKIFMGDVGSLSLGCIISIIAILIRQEFLFLIMCGVFILESISVIIQVIKFKYDKKRFFLMAPLHHHYELKGITEPCIIIRFWIISLILVLFSLIIII; via the coding sequence ATGTTATTAATATTATTTAAATATTTACAATATTTTTTAAAAAATGTAGATTTATTTTTTTTAAACTTTAAAATTCGTCTTATAATAGCATTTTTAACATCTTTTATAATTACTTTTTTTTTAAGTCCATTTTTTATTAATTATTTTAATAAAAAAAAAATTTCTCAAATTATTAGAAAAAACGGTCCTGTTACACATTATTCTAAAAATAATACCCCTACTATGGGGGGGATAATATTATTATTAGCTATTTTAATAGCTGTTATTTCTTGTTCAGATTTATCAAATAAATATATTTTTTACTCATTAATTATAATGATATTATATTCAATAATCGGATTTATAGATGATTTTTATAAAATTATTTTAAATAATTCTAAAGGACTATCTCCTTCTAAAAAATTTTTTTTTCAATCTATTTGTACAATTATAACAATATCATTTATTTATATAAATAATACAGAAAAATTATATATACAATTTATTATACCTTTTACAAATAAAATTATTAAATATAATTTAAACTTTACTTTATATTTAATTATTTCTTATTTAATAATTATAGGAATAAGTAATTCTGTAAATTTAACTGATGGATTAGATGGTTTAGTAATAATGCCTGTAATTTTTATTTCTTTAGGATTATCTATATTATGTTATTTTTCAGGAGATATATATTTTTCTGAATATTTTAATTTTATTTATATAAAAAATGCAAAAGAATTAATAATTATCTGTTTAGCTATTATTGGATCAGGATTAGGATTTTTATGGTACAATACTTATCCTGCTAAAATTTTTATGGGAGATGTAGGATCTTTATCATTAGGTTGTATTATATCTATAATAGCAATATTAATAAGACAAGAATTTTTATTCCTTATAATGTGTGGTGTATTCATACTAGAATCAATTTCTGTAATAATTCAAGTAATTAAATTTAAATATGATAAAAAGCGTTTTTTTTTAATGGCTCCTTTACATCATCATTATGAATTAAAAGGAATTACAGAACCTTGTATTATTATTAGATTTTGGATTATTTCATTAATATTAGTGTTATTTTCTTTAATTATAATAATATAA
- the murC gene encoding UDP-N-acetylmuramate--L-alanine ligase, producing the protein MLNKKNLNKIPKMKNINHIYLIGIGGSGMGGIATILAKQGYKVSGSDIYSNFIIKKLSLLNIKINLKHDAKNITNNIDLIIVSTAIKNNNPELIAAKKLNIIIISRGQMLAELMRFFYGITITGTHGKTTTTAIIYKIFKLFMLDPTFINGGFLKFSKENAYLGSSKYFIAEADESDKSFLYLNPIINIITNIENEHLDYYQNNIEILKKTFLKFIKKIPFYGCIIICIDNIHNFNLIKQNKNILKQNIITYGFHKEADLQLYNYQQNGYKSKFFLLEKKKNISLEINLNIPGYHNALNATAAFAVSSYMGLDSMMVIKFLKKFEGIERRFDVLGYILPYQKIKYKKNIIIIDDYGHHPTEINITINTSRKIWPNRKLVMIFQPHRYSRTKNLLNEFIKILSKVDKLFILNTYSAGENIIKEANSKFLTKKIKELGIINPKFINLKNYYDIVNNIYLKLKGNEVLIFQGAGDINHISSLLISNSIKN; encoded by the coding sequence ATGCTTAATAAAAAAAATTTAAATAAAATACCAAAAATGAAAAATATTAATCATATATATTTAATTGGTATTGGTGGTTCTGGAATGGGAGGTATTGCAACAATTTTAGCTAAACAAGGTTATAAAGTTAGTGGATCAGATATATATTCTAATTTTATTATAAAAAAATTAAGTTTATTAAATATAAAAATAAATTTAAAACATGATGCCAAAAATATTACAAATAATATAGATCTTATTATTGTATCTACTGCTATTAAAAATAATAATCCAGAATTAATTGCAGCTAAAAAATTAAATATTATTATTATTAGTAGAGGACAAATGTTAGCAGAATTAATGAGATTTTTTTATGGAATAACTATTACAGGAACTCATGGTAAAACTACAACTACTGCAATAATATATAAAATATTTAAACTATTTATGTTAGATCCTACATTTATTAATGGTGGTTTTTTAAAATTTTCTAAAGAAAATGCTTATTTAGGTTCAAGTAAATATTTTATTGCAGAAGCAGATGAAAGTGATAAATCATTTTTATATTTAAATCCAATAATAAATATTATTACAAATATTGAAAATGAACATTTAGATTATTATCAAAATAATATTGAAATTTTAAAGAAAACATTTTTAAAATTTATAAAAAAAATCCCATTTTATGGATGTATTATTATTTGTATAGATAATATTCATAATTTTAATTTAATAAAACAAAATAAAAATATTTTAAAACAAAATATTATTACATATGGTTTTCATAAAGAAGCTGATTTACAATTATATAATTATCAACAAAATGGATATAAAAGTAAATTCTTTTTATTAGAAAAAAAAAAAAATATATCATTAGAAATAAATTTAAATATTCCTGGATATCATAATGCTTTAAATGCAACTGCTGCATTTGCAGTATCATCTTATATGGGTCTCGACTCAATGATGGTTATAAAATTTTTAAAAAAATTTGAAGGTATCGAAAGAAGATTTGATGTTTTAGGATATATATTACCTTACCAAAAAATAAAATATAAAAAAAATATAATTATTATTGATGACTATGGTCATCATCCTACTGAAATAAATATAACTATTAATACATCACGAAAAATATGGCCTAATAGAAAATTAGTAATGATTTTCCAACCTCATCGTTATTCTAGAACTAAAAATTTACTAAATGAATTTATAAAAATATTATCTAAAGTTGATAAACTATTTATTTTAAATACTTATTCTGCAGGAGAAAATATTATTAAAGAAGCTAATAGTAAATTTTTAACTAAAAAGATAAAAGAATTAGGTATAATTAATCCTAAATTTATTAATTTAAAAAATTATTATGATATTGTAAATAATATATATTTAAAATTAAAAGGAAATGAAGTGTTAATTTTTCAAGGAGCAGGTGATATAAATCATATCTCATCATTATTAATAAGTAATAGTATTAAAAATTAA
- the murD gene encoding UDP-N-acetylmuramoyl-L-alanine--D-glutamate ligase: MNKKILIIGLGLTGISCLNFLLKKNIIPSVMDTCNHPKFIKKIPSYIPCHLGYLKKEWILNSQLIILSPGISIFNNLLLEAKKKGIEIIGDIELFARYNTTPVIAITGTNGKSTVTNMIGKIMKKNNFNISVGGNIGYPVLDLLSFTRDFYILEISSFQLETIKKLNIYIAIILNISQDHMDRYPLGMEQYRDFKLRIYKYASICIYNADNILCYPKYFDQKKKYITFGEFSGKYTLYYAKNNIYLQINNKKILNFNKTKLIGIHNYLNALAVLAVTDVLKISKKISLQEISNYLNMDHILQIIHIENGVTWINDSKSTNISSTKAALKYLYKKKRIWLLLGGYDKNCELYLLKKYLQKKNNINVYCFGISGKKILSFYPKAKIVKTIYQGVKKIIKLVQFGDVVLLSPACSSIDQFKNFKHRGKEFIRLVKKFHNSK, from the coding sequence ATGAATAAAAAAATACTTATTATAGGATTAGGATTAACAGGTATATCATGTTTAAATTTTCTTTTAAAAAAAAATATTATACCTTCTGTTATGGATACATGTAATCATCCAAAATTTATAAAAAAAATACCATCTTATATTCCATGTCATTTAGGTTATTTAAAAAAAGAATGGATATTAAATTCGCAATTAATAATTTTAAGTCCTGGTATATCAATTTTTAATAATCTTTTATTAGAAGCAAAAAAAAAAGGTATTGAAATAATAGGAGATATAGAATTATTTGCTCGTTATAATACAACCCCCGTAATAGCTATTACAGGTACAAATGGTAAAAGTACTGTAACCAACATGATCGGTAAAATTATGAAAAAAAATAATTTTAATATTAGTGTTGGGGGTAATATAGGTTATCCTGTTCTAGATTTATTATCTTTTACAAGAGATTTCTATATTTTAGAAATATCTAGTTTTCAACTAGAAACAATAAAAAAATTAAATATTTACATTGCAATTATTTTAAATATCTCTCAAGATCATATGGATAGATACCCATTAGGTATGGAACAATATCGTGATTTTAAATTACGTATTTATAAATATGCTTCTATTTGCATATATAATGCAGACAATATATTGTGTTATCCTAAATATTTTGATCAAAAAAAAAAATATATTACTTTTGGAGAGTTTTCTGGTAAATATACATTATATTATGCAAAAAACAATATTTATTTACAAATTAATAATAAAAAAATTTTAAATTTTAATAAAACAAAATTAATTGGTATTCATAATTATTTAAATGCTTTAGCAGTACTAGCAGTAACAGATGTATTAAAAATTTCTAAAAAAATTTCTTTACAAGAAATAAGTAATTATTTAAATATGGATCATATATTACAAATAATACATATAGAAAATGGTGTTACTTGGATTAATGATTCAAAATCTACAAATATTAGTAGTACTAAAGCAGCTTTAAAATATTTATATAAAAAAAAAAGGATTTGGTTATTATTAGGAGGATATGATAAAAATTGTGAATTATATTTATTAAAAAAATATTTACAAAAAAAAAATAATATTAATGTTTATTGTTTTGGAATATCAGGTAAAAAAATATTGTCATTTTATCCTAAAGCAAAAATAGTAAAAACAATATATCAAGGAGTAAAAAAAATAATTAAATTAGTACAATTTGGAGATGTTGTATTATTATCACCAGCTTGTTCTAGTATTGATCAATTTAAAAATTTTAAACATCGTGGTAAAGAATTTATAAGATTAGTTAAAAAATTTCATAATTCTAAATAA